One Parageobacillus sp. KH3-4 genomic region harbors:
- a CDS encoding monovalent cation:proton antiporter family protein: MAEHSSITSLLIVVVVAFLTPILLNRLRLQVIPVVVAEIIAGIMIGKTGFNLVKPDMWIETLSTLGFLFLMFLSGLEIDFSAFADKPKTAKKQKEPNQFVVASIIFLAIFVLSYGLSYLFVLAGYIDNAFLMTLIISTISLGVVVPTLKDANLMKTTIGQTILLVAVIADLATMILLAVFVSIYEPGHKSIWLLLGLFAAGVAFYFIGKYFKKRSFVETMAKGTVQIGTRAVFTLIIVLVALSETFGAENILGAFLAGVLVSLLSPNKELVHQLDSFGYGFFIPIFFVMVGVELDLRALVTEPKILTMIPLLVAALAISKIIPVSLLRIWYDTKTTLAAAFLLVSTLSLVIAAATIAERIGVIDENMKGALILVAVISSIVSPILFKKLFVKPKEEDKKIAISFIGTNQFTLSAARELEEQRYEATLHHIQQEKMELPLSGHVFPIVDIEDYSLPTLERHKAFDADILVAWTGNEKVNAAVALAAKERGVERVLALAETPAQVERLKAAGIETMSVLLSSTSMLKASIESPLVARMFINKDATLHEITMNNDEYDEIPLRRFPLMGDCIIVRIFRENESIVPHGDTKLQQGDRLIVTGSSEYVAELRELLE, encoded by the coding sequence ATGGCAGAACATTCATCGATTACTTCGTTGTTAATTGTCGTTGTCGTTGCTTTTTTGACGCCAATATTATTGAATCGTTTGCGCCTACAGGTCATTCCTGTTGTCGTGGCGGAAATTATCGCCGGCATTATGATCGGGAAGACCGGATTTAATCTTGTCAAACCGGACATGTGGATTGAGACATTATCGACATTAGGTTTTTTGTTTCTAATGTTTTTAAGTGGATTAGAAATTGATTTTTCTGCGTTTGCGGATAAGCCGAAAACAGCCAAGAAACAAAAGGAACCAAATCAATTTGTCGTCGCTTCGATTATTTTTTTGGCTATTTTCGTGTTGTCTTATGGGCTTTCCTATTTATTTGTATTAGCAGGCTATATTGATAATGCGTTTTTAATGACATTAATTATTTCTACTATTTCGCTTGGTGTCGTCGTTCCTACGTTAAAAGACGCCAATCTCATGAAGACGACGATCGGGCAGACGATTTTGCTTGTTGCGGTTATTGCTGATTTGGCGACAATGATTTTACTGGCGGTTTTCGTCTCGATTTATGAACCAGGGCATAAAAGCATTTGGCTCCTTCTTGGCTTGTTTGCCGCAGGTGTTGCTTTTTACTTTATTGGTAAATATTTTAAGAAACGTTCCTTTGTGGAAACGATGGCAAAAGGAACGGTGCAGATCGGCACGCGCGCCGTATTTACACTGATTATCGTTTTGGTCGCCTTGTCGGAGACATTTGGTGCCGAAAATATTTTGGGGGCGTTTTTAGCAGGGGTGCTCGTTTCTTTGCTGTCGCCGAATAAAGAATTGGTGCATCAATTAGATTCCTTTGGCTACGGATTTTTTATCCCGATCTTTTTTGTCATGGTTGGAGTCGAATTAGATTTGCGGGCGCTGGTCACCGAGCCGAAGATTTTAACGATGATTCCGCTGTTGGTGGCTGCGCTGGCGATTTCGAAAATTATTCCTGTTTCTTTATTAAGAATCTGGTATGACACAAAAACAACGCTTGCCGCGGCGTTTTTGCTTGTTTCGACTTTGTCGCTCGTCATTGCAGCAGCTACGATTGCTGAACGCATCGGCGTCATTGATGAAAATATGAAGGGTGCGCTTATTTTAGTAGCGGTCATTTCCAGCATTGTTTCGCCGATTTTATTTAAAAAATTATTTGTGAAACCGAAAGAGGAAGACAAAAAGATTGCCATTTCGTTTATTGGCACGAACCAATTTACGTTATCGGCGGCAAGGGAATTAGAGGAACAACGCTATGAAGCGACGCTGCATCATATCCAGCAAGAAAAAATGGAATTGCCGCTTTCCGGTCATGTGTTCCCGATTGTGGATATCGAGGACTATTCGCTGCCAACATTGGAGAGGCATAAAGCGTTTGACGCCGATATCCTTGTTGCTTGGACGGGAAATGAGAAGGTGAACGCCGCCGTCGCATTGGCGGCCAAAGAGCGGGGAGTCGAACGGGTGCTTGCGCTGGCGGAAACACCGGCACAAGTCGAACGGCTAAAAGCGGCAGGCATCGAAACCATGTCCGTCTTGCTTTCGTCGACATCGATGCTCAAGGCGTCGATTGAATCGCCGCTTGTAGCGCGGATGTTTATAAACAAAGATGCAACATTGCATGAAATTACGATGAATAACGATGAATATGATGAAATCCCGCTCCGCCGCTTTCCGCTTATGGGCGATTGCATTATTGTCCGCATTTTCCGCGAAAATGAATCGATCGTTCCGCACGGAGATACAAAGCTGCAACAGGGAGACCGTCTGATTGTCACCGGCTCAAGTGAGTATGTTGCCGAGTTGCGGGAGCTGTTAGAATAG
- a CDS encoding DUF2294 domain-containing protein: protein MAASKGEMEDQISRALTQWEKEYLGRGSIAVKTDIIRNIILVQLKGILTPAEKNLAMTKEGLLSVKRIRSDLIESGSEQLKEIILRITGKDVISMYTDISTRTGERVIVFLLRDNLEEEFQK from the coding sequence ATGGCTGCATCAAAAGGAGAAATGGAAGATCAAATTAGCCGTGCGCTTACGCAATGGGAAAAAGAATATTTAGGACGAGGATCCATTGCCGTAAAGACAGATATCATCCGCAATATTATTCTTGTTCAATTAAAAGGGATTTTAACGCCAGCGGAAAAAAATTTAGCGATGACAAAAGAAGGATTGCTGTCGGTCAAGCGGATTCGCTCGGATTTAATTGAATCAGGCAGCGAGCAGCTAAAGGAGATCATTTTGCGAATAACGGGAAAAGATGTCATCAGCATGTATACAGACATCAGCACTCGCACAGGCGAACGGGTTATCGTGTTTTTATTGCGTGATAATTTAGAGGAAGAATTTCAAAAATAG
- a CDS encoding HAMP domain-containing methyl-accepting chemotaxis protein, which yields MRWKMSYLSRVILLTLVGLELVHYLMSYLLANVMNGMAVSFVMSVVLIIVAFSFLHYFLVKPISELTERARAIMDGDVSQTVQVEAKGELEVLSRTINNMTESLRNLIIKLQNDSNELVQFSRSLSESVNLSMKAMEQLSASIQQNSASIQEQSANIEEVQAAVEEINASVEEINASAQKANAVTKESLNTSKEGVDAVDHVVQRLTLVASASEKLKNTISRLNSESNEIAQLVNIITNISDQTNLLALNAAIEAARAGEHGKGFTIVAEEVRKLAEESAKAAKNIIEIVNRNKKSTDEAVSEVDKVRDEVIESQHLADKAKSALSVIMSVTEKINENSTNIANAVDQQASAIEQLNRAIGAIASAAQQISAGTQELNAAVEKQVHTAQNLDASSSTLQKMAESLEKITQRYIVAKDGKNTL from the coding sequence ATGAGATGGAAAATGTCATACTTAAGCCGCGTTATTTTGCTCACTCTCGTAGGGTTGGAACTAGTGCATTATCTCATGAGCTATCTTCTTGCGAATGTGATGAATGGAATGGCGGTTTCGTTTGTTATGTCCGTGGTGTTAATTATTGTTGCTTTTAGCTTTCTCCATTATTTTCTAGTAAAACCGATTTCCGAGCTCACGGAACGAGCGCGGGCCATTATGGATGGCGACGTAAGCCAGACCGTTCAAGTGGAAGCAAAAGGCGAGCTGGAAGTATTGTCTAGAACCATCAACAATATGACAGAAAGTTTGCGCAATTTAATCATAAAGCTGCAAAACGATTCTAATGAATTGGTTCAATTTTCCAGATCACTGTCTGAATCGGTAAATTTATCGATGAAAGCGATGGAACAATTATCTGCATCGATCCAGCAAAATTCTGCAAGCATCCAAGAGCAAAGCGCCAATATTGAGGAAGTTCAGGCGGCCGTTGAAGAGATTAACGCTTCTGTCGAAGAAATCAATGCGTCGGCCCAAAAAGCGAATGCTGTCACAAAAGAATCTTTAAACACTTCCAAAGAAGGCGTTGACGCAGTCGATCACGTTGTTCAACGGTTAACGTTAGTGGCGTCTGCTTCCGAAAAACTAAAAAATACGATTTCGCGGCTGAATAGCGAATCGAATGAAATTGCCCAGCTGGTGAATATCATCACGAATATTAGCGACCAAACTAATTTGCTTGCATTAAACGCCGCAATTGAAGCCGCCCGCGCCGGTGAGCATGGGAAAGGCTTTACCATTGTAGCCGAAGAAGTTAGAAAATTGGCAGAGGAAAGCGCAAAAGCAGCAAAAAATATTATTGAAATTGTTAATCGAAATAAGAAAAGTACAGATGAAGCCGTGTCTGAAGTGGATAAGGTTAGAGATGAAGTGATAGAAAGCCAGCATTTAGCCGATAAAGCAAAGTCTGCCCTCTCAGTAATCATGTCTGTCACAGAAAAGATTAACGAAAATTCTACCAATATCGCCAATGCTGTCGATCAACAAGCGTCGGCGATAGAACAATTAAACCGCGCTATCGGGGCAATCGCAAGCGCTGCCCAACAAATTTCAGCCGGCACGCAAGAGTTAAATGCGGCGGTGGAGAAACAAGTGCACACTGCCCAAAATTTAGACGCATCATCTAGCACGCTTCAAAAAATGGCGGAAAGTTTAGAAAAAATTACACAGAGATATATTGTTGCTAAGGATGGAAAAAATACGCTTTAG